Proteins encoded together in one Terriglobus saanensis SP1PR4 window:
- a CDS encoding SRPBCC family protein, giving the protein MKHCFKAEQWLPYPVEGVFAFFANPVHLPPLMPAWQDARIEEAVLKSPGAAPASTSGSQYRSSAAGTGTTMILSFRAIPRLPIRLNWHARITEFAWNDHFCDEQDRGPFAYWRHCHRVFSEVRDGVSGTLVRDELEYAFPGGPLGDIANALAGRAQIESIFKYRQEQTCKLMPKFLQMTGR; this is encoded by the coding sequence ATGAAACATTGCTTTAAAGCGGAGCAGTGGTTGCCGTATCCGGTCGAAGGCGTCTTCGCGTTCTTTGCGAACCCCGTCCACCTTCCGCCACTGATGCCTGCATGGCAGGATGCGCGCATTGAAGAGGCGGTATTGAAGAGTCCGGGTGCAGCGCCAGCTTCAACCTCTGGTTCGCAGTACCGCTCTTCCGCAGCAGGTACGGGGACGACCATGATCCTGAGTTTCCGTGCAATCCCCAGGCTGCCAATTCGGCTGAACTGGCACGCGCGCATCACGGAGTTCGCGTGGAACGACCACTTCTGCGACGAGCAGGACCGTGGGCCCTTCGCTTATTGGAGACACTGCCACCGTGTCTTTTCAGAAGTACGCGATGGCGTAAGCGGGACTCTCGTCCGGGATGAGTTGGAGTATGCGTTCCCCGGCGGACCGCTCGGAGACATCGCGAATGCGTTGGCCGGGCGGGCTCAGATCGAATCCATCTTCAAGTATCGGCAGGAACAGACCTGCAAGCTGATGCCGAAGTTCCTGCAGATGACCGGTCGATAA
- a CDS encoding Fe2+-dependent dioxygenase — protein sequence MLIQIPNVFTSEQVKQIRAALDAAEWVDGKVTAGHQSALTKQNAQIPENNPTAQQIGDVILKALGSNNLFRSAALPLKVFPPLFNRYAGGQNFGTHVDNAIRTHGASGQRIRTDLSCTLFFSDPSEYDGGELVVQDTYGDQRVKLEAGSMILYPSTSLHHVTPVTRGARVSSFFWLQSMIRSDEKRSILFELDQSIQTLAINDPSDATVVRLTGVYHNLLRQWAEM from the coding sequence ATGCTGATTCAGATCCCGAATGTCTTCACTTCCGAGCAGGTAAAACAGATCCGCGCTGCGCTCGATGCAGCGGAGTGGGTCGATGGCAAAGTCACCGCCGGTCACCAGTCTGCGCTGACGAAGCAGAACGCCCAGATTCCGGAGAACAACCCGACCGCTCAGCAGATCGGAGATGTGATTCTCAAGGCACTCGGCAGCAACAATCTTTTCCGTTCTGCGGCGCTGCCCTTGAAGGTCTTTCCTCCACTCTTCAATCGCTATGCAGGCGGGCAGAACTTTGGCACGCACGTCGACAACGCCATCCGCACCCACGGCGCAAGCGGTCAGCGCATCCGTACCGACCTCTCGTGCACGCTCTTTTTCTCGGATCCTTCGGAGTATGACGGCGGTGAACTTGTCGTCCAGGACACCTACGGCGACCAGCGCGTGAAGCTGGAAGCCGGGAGCATGATTCTTTACCCGTCAACCAGCCTGCACCACGTCACGCCGGTTACGCGGGGCGCGCGCGTCAGCAGCTTCTTCTGGCTGCAGAGCATGATTCGCAGTGATGAAAAACGTTCCATCCTCTTCGAACTCGACCAGAGCATTCAGACTCTCGCGATAAACGATCCGAGCGATGCCACGGTAGTTCGACTGACCGGGGTTTATCACAATCTTTTAAGACAGTGGGCCGAGATGTAG
- the rsmH gene encoding 16S rRNA (cytosine(1402)-N(4))-methyltransferase RsmH, translated as MFDPQHVPVLYDEVLNFLNVRAGGTYADATLGLGGHSSGIARLLGAKGTLICFDRDPEAMTKAKARFEALAVELGDTMPTVRFEPRAFSEAKDVIKPGSLDGLLADFGVSSLQLDEAHRGFSFRFEGPLDMRMDTRSGETAEQVVNQADEEELANLIYEFGEERRSRRIARAIVRARPIRTTAELAKVISVAAPSMKSDKIHPATRTFQALRIRVNDELGEIRTLLESAPSLLKVGGRLAVISFHSLEDRLVKDATRDGARDGIWNLIEKKPITAGEDEIQRNPRSRSAKLRVAERIADTGFVVKRKLPPEGGSLRGRR; from the coding sequence ATGTTCGATCCGCAGCATGTGCCGGTTCTTTACGACGAAGTTTTGAACTTTCTGAATGTGCGCGCCGGCGGAACCTATGCCGATGCCACGCTGGGACTTGGCGGACACTCGAGCGGCATCGCTCGTTTGCTCGGAGCAAAGGGAACGCTGATCTGTTTCGATCGCGACCCGGAGGCGATGACCAAGGCCAAGGCGAGGTTTGAAGCGCTGGCAGTAGAGCTGGGAGACACGATGCCAACGGTGCGGTTTGAACCGCGAGCGTTCTCCGAAGCGAAGGACGTGATCAAGCCCGGTTCGTTGGACGGCTTGCTGGCGGACTTCGGCGTAAGCAGCCTGCAACTGGACGAGGCGCACAGAGGATTCAGTTTTCGGTTCGAAGGACCGCTGGATATGCGTATGGATACGCGCAGCGGCGAGACGGCCGAGCAAGTGGTAAATCAGGCGGACGAAGAAGAACTCGCCAACCTGATTTACGAATTCGGAGAGGAAAGGAGGTCGCGGAGAATCGCCAGAGCCATTGTGAGGGCGCGCCCGATACGGACTACGGCAGAACTGGCCAAAGTCATATCGGTCGCGGCCCCCTCAATGAAATCGGACAAGATCCATCCGGCGACACGGACTTTCCAGGCACTTCGAATTCGAGTGAATGATGAGTTGGGCGAGATCAGGACGCTGCTGGAAAGCGCGCCATCTCTGCTCAAGGTAGGAGGCCGGTTGGCGGTGATCAGTTTTCACTCGCTGGAGGACCGGCTGGTGAAGGATGCGACGCGCGATGGCGCTCGCGATGGGATTTGGAACCTGATCGAGAAGAAGCCGATCACGGCGGGCGAGGACGAGATTCAGCGGAACCCGCGCTCACGGAGCGCAAAGCTGAGAGTCGCCGAGCGGATAGCCGATACGGGTTTTGTAGTAAAGCGCAAGTTGCCGCCCGAGGGCGGGAGTTTACGCGGTAGACGGTAG
- the dxs gene encoding 1-deoxy-D-xylulose-5-phosphate synthase: MSNHLATIQSPADVKKLTVPQLVELAEEIRERLILGVSKTGGHIGPNLGVVELTIAMHYVFDTPQDSFVFDVSHQAYVHKLLTGRENRFDTIRQPGGLNGFMLRTESEHDSFGAGHAGTALSAALGMAVARDMSGGKEHIVALAGDAAFTNGISFEALNNIAVQTKRMIIILNDNAWSIDKNVGAIASYFHKIVTHPSFKYLHDRAGEFIARFGGKAVSHVARKAEESVKGLLGPSMLFEEFGLSYYGPIDGHDLPLLIDTFKFLKQQNKPVILHAITQKGRGFQPALDKQKKFHGLGPYDPETGETTAAGQKTYSEIFAETLSKLATANDKVVAITAAMPNGTALDLFRPLHPKRYFDVGIAEEHAVIFAAGMATKGYRPFCAIYSTFLQRAFDPIVHDVALQNLPVVFCMDRGGLSGDDGPTHHGLFDISYLRSIPNIVHMVPRNEDELADMMYTAMLHDGPSAIRYPRGIGPGKPVKEQPVALEIGVAEVVKQGTDVTVFGLGALFHLAEETAVRLEAQGLSVALINPRFAKPIDRHTVERYTKDAGLVITFEDHVLAGGFGSAILETMNALEINTPVVRIGWPDEFIEHGRVDALRAKYGITADEALVQAQPYLQAIQQAHLATR; the protein is encoded by the coding sequence ATGAGCAACCACCTCGCCACGATCCAATCTCCCGCCGACGTCAAAAAGCTCACGGTCCCTCAACTCGTGGAGTTGGCAGAAGAGATTCGCGAACGTCTCATCCTTGGCGTCTCCAAGACCGGTGGCCACATTGGGCCGAATCTCGGTGTCGTGGAACTGACCATCGCGATGCACTACGTCTTCGATACTCCGCAAGACAGTTTTGTTTTTGACGTCTCGCATCAAGCCTATGTCCACAAGCTCCTCACCGGCCGCGAAAACCGCTTTGACACCATCCGACAGCCGGGTGGCCTGAACGGCTTCATGCTCCGCACGGAAAGCGAGCACGACAGCTTTGGCGCGGGCCACGCAGGCACTGCGCTCTCGGCCGCCCTCGGCATGGCCGTCGCTCGGGATATGTCAGGAGGCAAAGAGCACATCGTTGCCCTAGCCGGGGACGCTGCGTTCACCAACGGCATCTCCTTCGAGGCACTCAACAATATTGCCGTGCAGACCAAGCGGATGATCATCATCCTCAACGACAACGCCTGGTCCATCGACAAAAACGTAGGCGCAATCGCCTCCTACTTCCATAAGATCGTGACGCATCCGAGCTTCAAGTATCTTCACGACCGCGCCGGGGAGTTCATCGCCCGCTTCGGCGGTAAGGCTGTTTCTCACGTCGCACGCAAAGCGGAAGAATCCGTCAAAGGCCTTCTCGGTCCCTCGATGCTCTTTGAAGAGTTTGGCCTGAGCTACTACGGTCCCATCGACGGCCACGACCTCCCGCTCCTGATCGATACGTTCAAATTTCTCAAGCAGCAGAACAAGCCCGTCATCCTGCATGCGATCACGCAGAAGGGCCGTGGTTTCCAGCCCGCGCTCGATAAGCAGAAGAAGTTTCACGGCCTCGGGCCGTACGATCCGGAGACCGGCGAAACCACCGCAGCAGGGCAGAAAACCTACTCCGAGATCTTCGCGGAGACCCTTTCCAAGCTCGCCACCGCCAACGACAAGGTCGTTGCCATCACCGCAGCCATGCCCAATGGCACGGCCCTGGATCTCTTCCGCCCGCTGCATCCGAAGCGCTACTTCGATGTCGGCATAGCAGAAGAGCATGCTGTCATCTTCGCGGCGGGTATGGCGACGAAGGGCTACCGGCCTTTCTGCGCCATCTACTCTACCTTCCTGCAGCGCGCGTTTGACCCGATTGTCCACGACGTCGCCTTGCAGAACCTGCCGGTTGTCTTCTGCATGGATCGCGGCGGCCTCTCAGGAGACGACGGCCCGACGCATCATGGCCTCTTCGACATCAGCTATCTGCGTTCGATCCCCAACATCGTTCACATGGTGCCGCGGAACGAAGACGAACTCGCCGACATGATGTACACGGCCATGCTGCACGATGGCCCATCCGCCATCCGCTATCCGCGTGGCATCGGTCCCGGAAAGCCGGTCAAAGAGCAGCCCGTTGCGCTGGAAATTGGCGTGGCCGAGGTGGTGAAGCAGGGAACGGACGTCACGGTCTTTGGCCTGGGTGCTCTCTTCCATCTCGCGGAAGAGACTGCCGTTCGGCTCGAAGCGCAGGGTCTCTCGGTCGCTCTCATCAATCCGCGCTTTGCCAAGCCGATCGATCGCCACACGGTCGAACGCTATACGAAAGACGCTGGTCTTGTGATCACCTTCGAAGACCATGTTCTCGCAGGAGGCTTCGGTTCCGCCATCCTCGAAACGATGAATGCGCTCGAAATCAACACGCCCGTGGTGCGCATCGGTTGGCCCGACGAGTTCATTGAGCACGGACGCGTGGATGCGCTTCGCGCAAAGTATGGGATCACCGCAGACGAGGCTCTTGTGCAGGCTCAGCCCTATCTGCAGGCCATCCAGCAAGCCCATCTCGCCACGCGCTAG
- a CDS encoding TonB-dependent receptor — protein sequence MKKHRKISHPARILAMGTLAVYATASKSQTVAPQSGQNNATGASNPSTLASSSARRFNIAAGTLEGALNDFRAQSAVEVNVKLPMDKLQGIQTPAVSGLYTPSVAMRRLLENTGLSFKFAGPDKLDIVLRNDESVDVSSLDILPLSTFTQPLLDTAQTVNVVPQFIIQEQAANTLRETLRNIPGISLAAGEGGAQGDNLNIRGFSARNDMFLDGIRDFGSYYRDSFDYESVSVIQGPASVEFGRGSTGGVINQESKAPMSKTSIRGGLQLGTNLNRRVNLDVNKPLDEYIAGAAFRMNLVGQQSQVAGRNNVEMKRFGVATALSFGMNSNTRWNLNYLHEAEDSLPDYGLPYFYAKVAPVDRHNFYGFVDDNWLRTSPDIISGRVDHDFSPNVSLRSSLRWGNYPRDVRITEPQIGATATLAGVGAVQPNGNYASYNANCGTATCFLATAPITSIGVTRNQIQARSTEDILWEQTALTAHLRFFGIENDSSFLLEGGRERSAPVRPRYTVATTPATAPSPGDLFVPLTITAPSITHVASQSYGFNFIDTLKITRWVQLSGGIRFDYFNTHSDAFTPTTSTTTTPIYTGTRVILDHLDKMPTYRAAIAVKPRPNGTVYFDYGTSFNPSAESLSLSANNATLPPETNETYEVGSKWDVMNGKLNLSGAWFRTEKMNAKETSPLDSTITLVSGTQLVQGVQFGAIGHLPRHFDVILGYAYLAGRLESSALNASPFASLNLGFYNNWQTRLKTDPNAVVDPRYNTAPFYINPANFPLANVGKNTGNLWVTHDLGWRFVGGFGTNYIGARRASSSSLIGIYNTAATPVTSAPLAFKTLPGYWNFDAMMRRPLTDNLNLQVNVFNLTNGFYIAQPHPNHLIPGEGINAQIGLNLHF from the coding sequence ATGAAGAAACACAGAAAAATCTCTCATCCGGCGCGCATCCTCGCCATGGGAACCCTGGCGGTCTACGCCACTGCTTCCAAGTCGCAAACGGTTGCTCCCCAGAGCGGGCAGAACAATGCGACTGGCGCCAGCAATCCTTCCACCCTCGCGTCATCTTCCGCGCGCCGGTTCAACATTGCCGCTGGAACCCTGGAAGGAGCGCTCAACGATTTCCGCGCTCAGTCTGCGGTCGAAGTGAATGTCAAGCTGCCGATGGACAAGCTCCAGGGCATTCAGACTCCCGCCGTATCCGGTCTTTATACCCCCAGCGTGGCCATGCGCCGACTTCTGGAGAACACCGGACTCTCGTTCAAATTCGCCGGTCCAGACAAGCTGGACATTGTTCTCCGGAATGACGAGTCGGTCGATGTGAGCTCGCTGGATATCCTTCCTCTTTCGACCTTCACGCAACCGTTGTTGGACACAGCGCAAACGGTCAACGTGGTTCCGCAGTTCATCATTCAGGAGCAGGCGGCCAACACGCTGCGTGAGACCCTCCGCAACATCCCCGGCATCTCGCTCGCAGCGGGTGAGGGTGGAGCGCAGGGCGACAACCTGAACATCCGCGGATTTTCCGCCCGCAACGACATGTTCCTCGATGGCATTCGCGACTTCGGTTCGTACTACCGTGACTCTTTCGACTACGAGTCGGTCTCTGTGATCCAGGGTCCCGCCTCCGTGGAGTTCGGACGTGGTTCAACCGGCGGCGTGATCAACCAGGAATCGAAAGCGCCGATGTCGAAGACTTCGATTCGGGGTGGCCTGCAGCTTGGCACCAACCTCAATCGCCGCGTGAACCTTGACGTGAACAAGCCGCTGGATGAGTACATCGCCGGTGCGGCGTTCCGTATGAACCTGGTGGGTCAGCAGTCGCAGGTGGCTGGGCGCAACAACGTGGAGATGAAGCGGTTCGGTGTTGCAACTGCGCTTTCCTTCGGCATGAACTCCAACACGCGCTGGAATCTGAACTACCTGCACGAGGCGGAAGATTCTCTCCCCGACTACGGCCTGCCGTACTTTTACGCGAAGGTAGCTCCGGTCGATCGGCATAACTTCTACGGCTTCGTGGACGACAACTGGCTTCGCACAAGTCCTGACATTATCTCGGGTCGCGTCGATCATGATTTCTCGCCGAACGTGTCTTTGCGCAGCTCGCTGCGTTGGGGCAACTATCCGCGCGACGTGCGGATTACCGAACCACAGATCGGCGCGACGGCCACTCTGGCGGGTGTGGGCGCAGTGCAGCCCAATGGAAACTACGCAAGCTATAACGCAAACTGCGGCACAGCCACTTGCTTCCTTGCAACCGCGCCGATCACTTCCATTGGCGTAACGCGCAACCAGATCCAGGCGCGCAGCACGGAAGATATTTTGTGGGAGCAGACTGCGCTGACCGCGCACCTGAGGTTCTTCGGGATCGAAAACGATTCGTCCTTCCTTCTCGAAGGTGGGCGGGAGCGCTCCGCGCCGGTACGTCCTCGTTACACGGTGGCGACCACTCCGGCCACGGCACCATCGCCTGGAGATCTCTTCGTTCCGCTGACCATCACAGCCCCTTCGATCACGCACGTGGCCTCGCAGAGCTATGGGTTTAACTTCATCGATACCCTGAAGATCACGCGTTGGGTACAGCTTTCGGGCGGCATCCGCTTCGACTACTTCAATACGCATTCGGACGCGTTTACACCGACGACCTCCACCACAACCACGCCGATCTATACCGGGACACGCGTCATTCTCGATCATCTCGACAAGATGCCGACCTACCGCGCGGCGATTGCGGTGAAGCCCCGCCCGAACGGCACGGTCTACTTCGACTACGGCACCTCGTTCAACCCGTCCGCGGAGTCGCTTTCACTCTCGGCAAACAACGCAACACTTCCTCCCGAGACGAACGAAACCTATGAGGTCGGTTCTAAGTGGGATGTGATGAACGGCAAGCTGAATCTCTCCGGTGCCTGGTTCCGCACAGAAAAAATGAATGCGAAGGAGACAAGTCCTCTTGATTCGACCATCACCCTCGTCTCCGGAACGCAGCTGGTACAAGGTGTGCAGTTTGGAGCCATCGGCCATTTGCCGCGTCACTTTGATGTGATCCTTGGCTACGCGTATCTTGCGGGTCGGCTGGAGAGCTCCGCGCTCAATGCTTCCCCGTTTGCTTCGCTCAATCTCGGTTTTTACAACAACTGGCAGACTCGCCTGAAGACCGATCCGAATGCCGTCGTCGATCCTCGCTACAACACCGCACCGTTCTACATCAATCCCGCAAACTTCCCGCTGGCAAACGTTGGAAAGAACACAGGCAATCTCTGGGTCACGCATGATCTGGGATGGCGCTTCGTGGGGGGATTTGGAACGAACTACATCGGCGCACGCAGGGCCAGCAGTTCTTCTCTGATTGGCATCTACAACACAGCGGCTACGCCGGTGACCAGCGCTCCTCTCGCGTTCAAGACGCTGCCTGGATACTGGAACTTCGATGCGATGATGCGTCGGCCTCTCACGGATAACCTGAATCTTCAGGTCAATGTCTTCAACCTCACAAATGGTTTCTATATCGCGCAGCCTCATCCGAATCATCTGATTCCGGGCGAAGGAATCAACGCGCAGATTGGTCTCAACCTGCACTTCTAA
- a CDS encoding penicillin-binding transpeptidase domain-containing protein, translating into MSKQPRQTLTAPIRRIRFVWVAFAFLIWTFGISFRLVWLQVYKHKDWVDRAAKQQQRTFEVAPRRGVLYDRNLRELAVTVLAESVYAVPSELGDNRATAAELLAPIVHVDPTDSFTTEQGILGRMNASRNFAWVARKLTPEQATRVRELNLKGVYLQKEFKRFYPNSDLASQVLGYVGTDDSGLGGLEGKFDDDLHGTPGRVLTALDAKRHAMGSEEREPLPGENLVLSIDTNIQYMAERALDKQMEKVKAAHGTVVVQDPNTGQILALAISPRYNPNDLRHQDASILKNLAVSDVYEPGSTFKLVTYSAALDAAGVQPTDIVDCQGGAMTMYGRTLHDDKADHFGRVTVQYALEHSSDVGAAKMALKVGPNKFYDYIRGFGFGDRSGIELPSETRGLLRAPKKWGATSILSIAIGQEIGVTPVQLVTMVSTIANGGTYMPPHILLSETEQMKGDPRLRPAAFRPGTRLPEKLPDGAHRVISELTSAKMRSMMAGTVIEGSGKAATLNGYSSGGKTGTAQKIDPATHTYSHTKLVASFAGIAPVSNPAIAIAVVIDTPTLGTRYGSTTSAPVFAEVAQQVLEYLGVPHDQPLHARSKSEIASTQKPSGEDDAPSDSGADLGALFAEVNSLPADDPLRAKNDAAMVAASPAPAPTASAPIKKGMFGALPDKILTAFREHGGSSVMPDSDDQKPLPKSVAQTVTRPDGGVVVSSEKNVPVPTFVGASMRLVVERARGVGLRVQPVGSGIATEQVPAAGAMVPQGTEVIVRFAR; encoded by the coding sequence ATGAGCAAACAGCCACGGCAGACGTTAACGGCTCCGATCCGGAGAATCCGTTTCGTCTGGGTGGCTTTTGCTTTTTTAATCTGGACCTTCGGAATCTCGTTCCGGCTGGTCTGGCTGCAGGTCTACAAACATAAGGACTGGGTAGACCGCGCGGCCAAACAGCAGCAGCGGACGTTCGAGGTGGCTCCACGACGCGGTGTACTGTACGACCGTAATCTGCGCGAGCTCGCCGTCACCGTCCTTGCAGAGAGCGTCTATGCGGTGCCGAGTGAGCTAGGCGACAACCGGGCGACGGCGGCGGAGCTGCTGGCTCCGATCGTGCACGTCGATCCGACAGACTCCTTTACTACCGAACAGGGCATCCTGGGACGCATGAACGCTTCGCGGAACTTTGCCTGGGTAGCGCGCAAGCTGACGCCGGAGCAGGCAACCCGCGTGCGCGAGTTGAATCTGAAGGGCGTCTACCTGCAGAAGGAGTTCAAGCGTTTCTACCCCAATAGTGATCTTGCTTCGCAGGTGCTTGGATACGTGGGAACGGACGACTCTGGCCTGGGTGGTCTGGAAGGCAAGTTCGACGATGATCTGCATGGAACGCCGGGGCGTGTGTTGACCGCGCTGGATGCGAAGCGCCATGCCATGGGCAGCGAAGAGCGCGAGCCTCTGCCGGGCGAGAACCTCGTGTTGAGCATCGACACCAATATCCAGTACATGGCGGAACGTGCGCTGGACAAGCAGATGGAGAAGGTGAAGGCCGCGCACGGTACGGTCGTGGTGCAGGACCCGAACACGGGACAGATCCTGGCGCTGGCAATCTCTCCGCGTTATAACCCGAACGACCTGAGACATCAGGATGCAAGTATCTTGAAGAACCTTGCGGTAAGCGATGTGTATGAGCCGGGTTCAACTTTCAAGCTAGTGACGTATTCGGCTGCACTCGATGCAGCGGGCGTGCAGCCTACCGACATTGTGGATTGCCAGGGCGGCGCCATGACCATGTATGGACGTACGTTGCATGACGATAAAGCGGATCACTTCGGACGCGTGACAGTGCAATATGCCCTTGAGCATTCAAGCGATGTCGGCGCTGCGAAGATGGCGCTGAAGGTGGGTCCGAACAAGTTTTATGACTACATCCGCGGATTCGGTTTTGGTGACCGCAGTGGAATCGAGTTGCCGAGCGAAACGCGTGGTCTGTTGCGCGCTCCGAAGAAGTGGGGTGCGACGAGCATCCTCTCGATTGCGATTGGGCAGGAGATCGGCGTAACTCCGGTGCAGCTGGTGACGATGGTGTCCACGATTGCCAATGGCGGTACGTACATGCCACCACATATTTTGTTGAGCGAGACGGAGCAGATGAAGGGTGACCCTCGTCTGCGACCTGCGGCGTTTCGTCCGGGAACGCGGCTGCCTGAGAAGTTGCCGGATGGTGCGCATCGCGTCATCAGCGAACTGACTTCGGCGAAGATGCGCAGCATGATGGCGGGCACGGTGATCGAGGGATCTGGTAAGGCTGCGACGCTCAACGGCTATAGTTCCGGAGGCAAGACGGGCACGGCGCAGAAGATCGATCCGGCGACGCACACCTATTCCCATACCAAGCTGGTTGCCAGCTTCGCAGGGATTGCGCCGGTGAGTAATCCTGCGATTGCGATTGCGGTGGTGATCGATACACCGACACTGGGCACCCGATATGGTTCGACTACGAGTGCGCCCGTCTTTGCCGAGGTGGCGCAGCAGGTCCTCGAGTACCTTGGCGTCCCGCACGACCAACCGCTACATGCACGATCCAAGAGCGAAATCGCCAGCACGCAAAAGCCGTCTGGCGAAGACGACGCTCCCTCCGACAGCGGCGCGGATCTCGGGGCTCTTTTTGCCGAGGTTAATTCGTTGCCTGCGGATGATCCTCTCCGCGCGAAGAATGACGCTGCGATGGTTGCGGCTTCGCCAGCCCCAGCCCCTACGGCAAGCGCGCCGATAAAGAAGGGTATGTTTGGCGCTCTGCCGGACAAGATTTTGACCGCGTTTCGAGAGCACGGCGGATCCAGTGTGATGCCCGATTCCGATGATCAAAAGCCACTGCCGAAGTCTGTAGCGCAGACGGTAACGCGGCCAGATGGTGGGGTCGTCGTGAGTTCGGAGAAGAATGTGCCGGTGCCCACGTTTGTTGGAGCATCGATGCGATTAGTTGTGGAGCGCGCGCGCGGAGTCGGTCTGCGCGTGCAGCCCGTGGGCAGCGGCATTGCGACGGAGCAGGTCCCGGCGGCGGGAGCGATGGTTCCGCAGGGGACGGAAGTCATCGTGCGGTTCGCACGTTGA
- a CDS encoding division/cell wall cluster transcriptional repressor MraZ, whose translation MFRGNHPARVDEKGRLKLPADFKRRSDEVYGPQFYITSKDGKRAEIYPIREWEKIEAKLAEIPSMNPAKKKFLDVTNYYGQMAEFDAQGRLLIPQILRESAKLTTDVVVLGEQTVLAVVNREEFEAELKAAPLSAADMTALADLGL comes from the coding sequence ATGTTTCGCGGTAATCATCCAGCACGGGTCGACGAGAAGGGCAGGCTTAAGCTGCCTGCCGACTTCAAGCGCCGTTCGGATGAGGTGTATGGGCCGCAGTTTTACATCACGAGCAAGGACGGGAAGCGGGCGGAGATCTATCCGATCCGCGAGTGGGAAAAGATCGAAGCCAAGCTGGCCGAGATCCCTTCCATGAATCCGGCCAAGAAGAAGTTTCTGGACGTGACGAACTACTACGGCCAGATGGCGGAGTTTGACGCGCAGGGCCGGTTATTGATTCCGCAGATTTTGCGGGAGTCGGCAAAGTTGACCACCGATGTGGTGGTGTTGGGCGAACAGACGGTTCTCGCAGTGGTGAACCGTGAAGAGTTTGAGGCGGAGCTGAAGGCGGCTCCCCTGTCGGCGGCGGATATGACCGCGCTGGCTGATCTGGGACTGTAA
- a CDS encoding DUF2127 domain-containing protein — translation MHTVTMDKPNKEAAHRQDSGLFAIAIFKLGKAALFMAIGFGALHFLHHDLSESLLHLIAALRFDPENHFLSVILDRAELVSHHRLKLISLGTFAYSGLAMTEGVGLMLRKTWAEYLTLWLSVSFLPWESYELIRHVDWWRVGILFSNLVIVVYLVWLLKRKRMPATSQE, via the coding sequence ATGCATACCGTAACGATGGACAAGCCGAACAAGGAAGCTGCGCACAGGCAGGATTCAGGGCTGTTTGCCATTGCCATTTTCAAACTGGGCAAGGCGGCGCTCTTCATGGCGATCGGCTTTGGCGCGTTGCACTTCCTGCATCACGATCTCTCGGAGAGTCTGTTGCACTTAATCGCAGCGCTGCGGTTCGATCCGGAGAACCACTTTCTCTCGGTCATCCTCGATCGGGCGGAACTGGTGTCCCATCATCGGCTGAAGCTGATCAGTCTGGGTACGTTCGCGTACTCAGGCCTCGCTATGACAGAAGGCGTTGGATTAATGCTCCGGAAGACCTGGGCGGAGTATCTGACCCTGTGGCTCTCCGTAAGCTTTCTGCCGTGGGAGAGCTACGAACTAATCCGGCATGTGGATTGGTGGCGTGTAGGCATCCTGTTCAGCAACCTGGTGATCGTGGTCTACCTGGTCTGGCTGCTGAAGCGGAAGCGCATGCCAGCTACTTCTCAGGAATAA
- a CDS encoding cell division protein FtsL produces the protein MSTQTMTMTGVVAGRAQRDRAESFREHNREVFESQRRARRGPTPEVFFTKHLDNSRIVKADDPERRREMRSFAAVAGVLFLFVMVYVWQHFVSIEMGYTIEAKKLQVEHVREDNRQMRLSEAQLSDPDRIDRIAKQLGLDMPQPGQVVRQNGLDPNAPVMAQAGVPASLLTQ, from the coding sequence ATGAGCACACAGACGATGACGATGACGGGAGTGGTTGCGGGACGTGCGCAGCGCGATCGTGCGGAGAGTTTTCGCGAGCACAACCGCGAGGTCTTCGAGTCGCAGCGACGTGCTCGACGCGGACCTACGCCGGAAGTCTTCTTCACCAAGCACCTCGACAACAGCCGCATCGTGAAGGCGGATGACCCCGAGCGCCGTCGCGAGATGCGTTCGTTCGCCGCAGTGGCGGGCGTTCTGTTTCTCTTCGTGATGGTCTATGTGTGGCAGCACTTTGTTTCCATCGAGATGGGATACACCATCGAAGCGAAGAAGCTGCAGGTAGAGCATGTGCGTGAAGATAATCGGCAGATGCGTCTGAGCGAAGCCCAGTTGAGCGATCCTGATCGTATCGATCGCATCGCAAAGCAGCTTGGTCTCGATATGCCGCAGCCCGGACAGGTCGTTCGTCAGAACGGTCTCGATCCGAATGCCCCCGTAATGGCGCAGGCTGGCGTACCCGCAAGTTTGTTGACACAGTAG